The proteins below are encoded in one region of Mycobacterium botniense:
- a CDS encoding carboxymuconolactone decarboxylase family protein → MSRLAGVSDRDASLGAKIAFFFTRRRLKQMTGLETATMLEPLRMYAHIPQLLNAYGRLELAESKLDILSPRHRALAELKAATTVRCAYCIDLGSQIARGWGITDEELLALSNYRSASCFSDVDKLILEYATAISRTPVDVGDELFDSLRAHFDTAQLVALTHVITLGNLRARFNTALGIESAGFSDGKVCARPDTGRHTGVM, encoded by the coding sequence ATGTCACGGCTTGCCGGAGTCTCCGACCGCGACGCCAGCCTGGGCGCGAAGATCGCCTTCTTCTTCACCCGGCGACGCCTCAAGCAGATGACCGGTCTGGAAACCGCGACCATGCTCGAACCCCTGCGGATGTATGCGCACATCCCTCAGTTGCTCAACGCCTACGGGCGGTTGGAGCTGGCCGAGTCGAAACTGGACATCCTCAGTCCGCGGCACAGGGCGCTCGCCGAACTCAAGGCGGCGACGACGGTGCGTTGCGCGTACTGCATCGACCTCGGTTCGCAGATCGCGCGCGGGTGGGGAATTACCGACGAGGAATTGCTCGCGCTGTCCAACTACCGGAGCGCTTCATGCTTCTCCGATGTCGACAAGCTGATACTGGAGTACGCGACGGCGATCAGCCGCACCCCTGTTGACGTGGGCGATGAGCTTTTCGACAGCCTGCGAGCGCATTTCGACACCGCGCAACTCGTCGCGCTCACCCACGTCATCACGCTGGGCAATCTGCGGGCCCGGTTCAACACCGCGCTGGGCATCGAATCCGCGGGCTTTTCCGACGGGAAGGTGTGCGCGCGGCCCGACACCGGCCGGCACACCGGTGTGATGTGA
- a CDS encoding type II toxin-antitoxin system VapB family antitoxin: MIFKGVREGRPYPDHGLSYRDWSQIPPRQIRLDELVTTTTVLALDRLLSEDSTFYGDLFPHAVKWKGVVYLEDGLHRAVRAALRNRTVLHARVFDMDGPGYRQV, translated from the coding sequence ATGATCTTCAAGGGCGTGCGAGAAGGCAGGCCCTACCCTGACCACGGCCTGTCTTACCGAGACTGGTCGCAGATACCGCCGCGGCAAATCCGGCTCGATGAGCTGGTCACCACGACGACGGTACTGGCGCTGGATCGGCTGTTATCAGAAGACTCTACGTTCTACGGCGACCTGTTCCCGCACGCGGTGAAGTGGAAGGGCGTGGTCTATCTCGAGGACGGGCTGCACCGGGCGGTGCGCGCGGCGCTGCGTAATCGCACGGTGTTGCATGCGCGGGTATTCGACATGGATGGGCCGGGGTACCGGCAGGTTTAA
- the hrcA gene encoding heat-inducible transcriptional repressor HrcA: MASADERRFEVLRAIVADFVATKEPIGSKALVERHNLGVSSATIRNDMAVLEAEGYITQPHTSSGRVPTEKGYREFVDRLDDVKPLSVAERRAIQKFLESGVDLDDVLRRAVRLLAQLTRQVAIVQYPTLSTSTVRHVEVIALTPARLLMIVITDSGRVDQRIVELGDVLDEHQLSRLRELLGQALEGKKLPAASVAIADLARHFDGGDGLGDAVGRAATVLLEALVEHNEERLLMGGTANLTRNAADFGGSLRSILEALEEQVVVLRLLAAQQEAGKVTVRIGHETEAEEMAGASMVSTAYGTSDTVYGGMGVLGPTRMDYPGTIASVAAVAMYIGEVLGAR; this comes from the coding sequence ATGGCGAGTGCTGATGAGCGCCGCTTTGAAGTGCTACGCGCCATCGTCGCCGACTTCGTCGCCACCAAAGAACCGATCGGCTCGAAGGCGCTGGTGGAGCGTCATAACCTGGGGGTCTCCTCCGCCACAATCCGCAACGACATGGCGGTGCTGGAAGCTGAGGGCTACATTACGCAGCCGCACACCAGCTCGGGGCGAGTGCCCACCGAGAAGGGCTATCGGGAATTCGTCGATCGGCTCGACGATGTTAAGCCGCTATCCGTTGCTGAGCGGCGTGCCATCCAGAAGTTCTTGGAGTCCGGTGTCGACCTGGACGACGTGTTGCGCCGGGCAGTCAGGCTGCTGGCCCAGCTGACCCGTCAGGTGGCGATCGTGCAGTACCCGACGTTGTCAACGTCGACGGTCCGGCACGTCGAAGTGATCGCACTGACGCCGGCGCGCTTGCTGATGATCGTCATCACCGACTCCGGCAGGGTCGACCAGCGCATCGTCGAACTCGGCGATGTCCTCGACGAACACCAGCTTTCTCGGCTGCGCGAGCTGCTCGGCCAGGCATTGGAAGGCAAAAAGCTGCCGGCGGCTTCGGTGGCGATTGCCGACCTCGCCCGGCATTTTGACGGCGGCGACGGCCTGGGCGACGCCGTCGGGCGCGCGGCGACGGTGTTGCTGGAAGCACTGGTGGAACACAACGAGGAACGACTGCTCATGGGCGGCACCGCGAACCTGACGCGCAACGCGGCCGACTTCGGTGGTTCGTTGCGTTCGATCCTGGAAGCGCTCGAGGAGCAGGTCGTGGTGTTGCGGCTGCTGGCGGCCCAGCAGGAAGCCGGCAAGGTCACGGTACGCATCGGACATGAGACCGAAGCAGAGGAGATGGCCGGCGCCTCGATGGTTTCCACGGCTTATGGCACCTCCGATACTGTTTACGGGGGTATGGGTGTACTCGGCCCGACCCGGATGGACTATCCGGGAACTATCGCTAGTGTCGCTGCGGTTGCTATGTACATCGGCGAAGTACTGGGTGCTCGGTGA
- the dnaJ gene encoding molecular chaperone DnaJ, which yields MARDYYGLLGVSRNASETEIKRAYRRLARELHPDVNPDEEAQAKFKEVSIAYEVLSDPEKRRIVDMGGDPLESGAGNGFPGFGGLGDVFEAFFGGGFGGFGGGTASRGPTGRVRAGADSLLRMRLSLDECATGVTKQVTVDTAVLCDRCHGKGTNGSSSPVRCDTCGGRGEVQTVQRSLLGQVMTSRPCPTCRGVGEVILDPCYQCGGDGRVRARREISVNIPAGVADGMRVRLAAQGEVGPGGGPAGDLYVEVHEQPHDVFVRDGDDLHCTISVPMVDAALGTTVTVDAILDGLTEITIPPGTQPGSTVTLRGHGMPHLRSGVRGDLHVHVEVVVPSHLDKRDIELLRELKKRRSRDVPEVRSVHNEGSGLFSRLRETFTGR from the coding sequence GTGGCACGCGATTACTATGGCCTGCTCGGCGTGAGCAGAAACGCGAGCGAGACGGAGATCAAGCGCGCGTATCGCAGGCTGGCGCGCGAGCTGCATCCCGACGTCAATCCCGACGAAGAAGCGCAGGCGAAATTCAAGGAAGTCAGCATCGCCTACGAGGTGCTGTCCGACCCGGAGAAACGTCGCATCGTCGATATGGGCGGGGATCCGCTGGAGAGCGGCGCGGGTAACGGATTTCCCGGCTTCGGCGGGCTCGGCGACGTTTTTGAGGCCTTTTTCGGCGGCGGGTTCGGGGGCTTCGGCGGTGGCACGGCCTCCCGTGGTCCCACGGGCCGGGTCCGGGCCGGCGCAGACTCGCTGCTGCGGATGCGGCTGAGCCTCGACGAGTGCGCCACCGGCGTCACCAAACAGGTCACCGTCGATACCGCGGTGCTGTGCGACCGGTGTCACGGCAAGGGCACCAACGGCAGTTCATCGCCGGTGCGCTGTGACACCTGCGGCGGGCGCGGAGAGGTGCAAACCGTGCAGCGCTCGCTGCTGGGCCAGGTGATGACATCACGGCCCTGCCCGACCTGCCGCGGCGTAGGGGAAGTCATCCTCGACCCGTGCTACCAGTGCGGTGGCGACGGCCGGGTACGGGCGCGCCGGGAGATCAGCGTCAACATTCCCGCCGGTGTCGCCGATGGGATGCGGGTGCGGCTGGCCGCCCAAGGCGAGGTCGGGCCCGGGGGAGGGCCGGCCGGTGATTTGTACGTCGAAGTCCACGAACAACCCCACGACGTGTTCGTCCGCGACGGTGACGATCTGCACTGCACGATTTCGGTGCCGATGGTCGATGCTGCGCTGGGCACCACCGTCACGGTGGACGCGATTCTCGACGGCTTGACGGAGATCACCATCCCGCCCGGAACGCAGCCGGGGTCGACTGTCACACTGCGCGGTCACGGCATGCCGCACCTGCGCTCGGGCGTGCGCGGTGACCTGCACGTGCACGTCGAGGTGGTGGTGCCGTCGCATCTGGACAAACGCGATATCGAGTTACTGCGTGAGCTGAAGAAGCGGCGCAGCCGCGATGTGCCCGAGGTGCGATCGGTGCACAACGAAGGCAGTGGGTTGTTCAGCCGACTGCGCGAAACTTTCACGGGACGCTAG
- a CDS encoding 16S rRNA (uracil(1498)-N(3))-methyltransferase produces the protein MVAALFYVDSLPEAGVVATVDGDEGFHAATVRRIRTGEHLMLGDGGGGLARCVVEQAGRGRLYARVLDRWQVARRQPAVTVVQALPKSERSELAIELATEAGADAFVAWQAARCVARWDGARVEKGLRRWRAVARSAARQSRLAHIPPVDGPVSTATLTTRIREQVSSGATVLVLHESATDRLADLVLAQAKSLMLVIGPEGGIAPDEIAALTGAGAVAVRLGPTILRTSSAAAVALGALGVLTPRWD, from the coding sequence ATGGTGGCTGCGCTGTTTTACGTCGACTCGCTCCCCGAGGCCGGTGTGGTGGCCACGGTCGACGGCGACGAAGGCTTTCACGCCGCCACCGTGCGACGGATCCGCACGGGCGAGCACCTGATGCTCGGCGACGGCGGTGGTGGCCTGGCCCGGTGCGTGGTCGAACAGGCAGGACGCGGGCGGCTGTATGCGAGAGTGCTGGACCGCTGGCAGGTGGCGCGCCGGCAGCCGGCGGTGACCGTGGTGCAGGCGCTGCCCAAGTCGGAGCGGTCCGAGTTGGCGATTGAATTGGCCACCGAGGCCGGCGCTGACGCCTTCGTGGCGTGGCAGGCGGCGCGGTGTGTGGCCCGCTGGGACGGTGCGCGTGTCGAGAAGGGGTTGCGCCGGTGGCGTGCGGTGGCGCGCTCAGCGGCCCGGCAATCGCGGCTCGCGCACATCCCGCCGGTCGACGGCCCGGTGTCCACCGCAACGCTGACTACGCGGATCCGTGAGCAGGTGTCGTCCGGCGCCACAGTGCTGGTCTTGCACGAGTCGGCGACTGATCGGCTTGCGGATCTCGTTTTAGCCCAAGCGAAATCGCTGATGCTGGTGATCGGTCCCGAGGGGGGTATCGCCCCTGACGAGATCGCCGCATTGACCGGCGCGGGCGCCGTCGCGGTGCGGCTGGGCCCGACCATACTGCGGACGTCCAGCGCGGCCGCAGTCGCGTTAGGTGCGCTGGGTGTGCTGACCCCGCGCTGGGACTGA
- a CDS encoding nuclear transport factor 2 family protein, with amino-acid sequence MSETGYDLSALFDEHVAHEFVAQDVAATIATMTAEAFVTHVPTMTGGVGADALTDFYTRYFIGHWPGDTTIIPVCRTVGPDRVVDEMIMSFTHDIPIPAFLPNVAPTGRAVMLPVVVVMGFEADKIAYERIYWDQASLLAQVGLLDEKQLPITGAVQAHKVLDKDLPANTVLRADQPGAPAVD; translated from the coding sequence ATGAGCGAAACTGGCTACGACCTGAGCGCACTCTTCGACGAGCATGTCGCCCACGAGTTCGTGGCCCAGGATGTTGCCGCGACGATAGCGACGATGACCGCCGAGGCGTTCGTCACCCATGTGCCCACCATGACAGGCGGGGTGGGCGCGGACGCGCTGACGGATTTCTACACCAGGTACTTCATCGGGCACTGGCCCGGCGACACCACGATCATCCCGGTGTGCCGCACCGTCGGGCCGGATCGTGTCGTCGACGAGATGATCATGTCGTTCACCCATGACATCCCGATCCCCGCGTTCCTGCCGAACGTGGCGCCCACCGGGCGTGCGGTCATGCTACCCGTGGTGGTGGTCATGGGATTCGAGGCGGACAAGATCGCCTACGAGCGGATCTACTGGGACCAGGCTTCGCTGTTGGCGCAGGTCGGATTGCTCGACGAGAAACAGCTGCCTATTACCGGTGCGGTCCAAGCTCACAAAGTGCTCGACAAGGACCTGCCGGCGAACACCGTGCTGCGCGCTGACCAGCCCGGGGCCCCGGCGGTAGACTGA
- a CDS encoding PhoH family protein, with protein MTPRDTSAADSSSSSTQVRSSIDVPPDLVVGLLGSADENLRALEHVLAAGLHVRGNAVTLSGEPADVALAERVIAELVAIVARGQTLTPEAVRHSVAMLVGTGNESPAEVLTLDILSRRGKTIRPKTLNQKRYVDAIDANTIVFGIGPAGTGKTYLAMAKAVNALQTKQVTRIILTRPAVEAGERLGFLPGTLSEKIDPYLRPLYDALYDMMDPEVIPKLMATGVIEVAPLAYMRGRSLNDAFIILDEAQNTTGEQMKMFLTRLGFGSKIVVTGDVTQIDLPGGATSGLRAAVDILGNVDDIHIAHLTSADVVRHRLVSEIVDAYARHEEPGLGMNRAARRAAGIRPRR; from the coding sequence GTGACGCCCCGCGACACCAGCGCTGCTGACTCGTCATCGTCGTCTACTCAAGTTCGCAGCAGCATCGATGTTCCGCCCGACCTCGTCGTGGGCCTGCTGGGTTCCGCCGACGAAAATCTGCGCGCCCTCGAGCATGTATTGGCCGCCGGCCTGCACGTGCGCGGCAACGCTGTCACCCTCTCCGGCGAACCGGCCGATGTCGCGCTCGCTGAGCGAGTCATCGCCGAACTGGTTGCGATCGTGGCCCGCGGCCAGACGCTGACACCCGAGGCGGTGCGCCACAGCGTCGCCATGCTCGTCGGTACCGGTAACGAATCGCCGGCCGAGGTGCTCACCCTGGACATCCTGTCGCGCCGCGGTAAGACGATTCGACCCAAAACGCTCAACCAGAAGCGCTACGTCGACGCGATCGACGCCAACACCATCGTCTTCGGGATCGGGCCCGCCGGCACCGGCAAGACGTATCTGGCGATGGCCAAAGCCGTCAACGCACTACAGACCAAGCAGGTCACCCGCATTATCCTTACGAGACCCGCAGTGGAAGCCGGTGAGCGTCTCGGCTTTTTGCCGGGCACACTGAGCGAGAAGATAGACCCGTATCTGCGCCCGCTGTACGACGCGCTCTACGACATGATGGACCCCGAGGTGATCCCCAAGCTGATGGCTACCGGGGTCATCGAGGTGGCGCCGCTCGCCTACATGCGGGGGCGCAGCCTCAACGACGCGTTCATCATCCTCGACGAGGCGCAAAACACCACCGGCGAGCAGATGAAGATGTTCCTCACCCGGCTGGGATTCGGATCCAAAATCGTCGTCACTGGCGACGTCACCCAGATCGACCTGCCAGGCGGGGCTACCTCCGGTTTGCGAGCGGCGGTCGACATTCTCGGCAATGTCGACGATATCCACATCGCGCACCTCACCAGCGCGGACGTGGTACGCCACCGGCTGGTGTCGGAGATCGTCGACGCCTACGCCAGACACGAGGAGCCCGGCCTGGGGATGAACCGGGCGGCCCGGCGGGCGGCCGGCATCCGTCCTCGCCGGTGA
- the ybeY gene encoding rRNA maturation RNase YbeY, whose product MSIEVSNESGLDVSETELISVARFVLTKMGVNPAAELSLLLLDPAAMADLHMRWMDLPGPTDVMSFPMDELEPGGRPDAPEPGPSMLGDVVLCPEFAAEQAAAAGHSLGQELALLTIHGVLHLLGYDHAEPDEEKEMFALQHRLLEEWVAAQVEAYEQDRQTEKDRRLLDKSRYFDEP is encoded by the coding sequence GTGAGCATCGAGGTGTCCAACGAATCCGGCCTCGACGTTTCCGAAACGGAGCTGATCAGCGTCGCGCGGTTCGTGCTGACCAAGATGGGCGTCAACCCGGCCGCCGAGCTTTCTTTGCTGCTGCTGGACCCCGCAGCCATGGCTGATCTGCATATGCGTTGGATGGATCTGCCCGGGCCGACCGATGTGATGAGTTTCCCGATGGACGAGCTCGAACCCGGCGGCCGACCCGATGCCCCAGAGCCCGGCCCATCCATGCTGGGTGATGTCGTCCTGTGCCCGGAATTCGCCGCCGAGCAAGCTGCGGCGGCCGGCCACAGCCTCGGCCAAGAGTTGGCGCTGCTCACTATCCACGGTGTGTTGCATCTGCTCGGGTATGACCACGCCGAGCCGGACGAGGAAAAGGAGATGTTCGCCCTACAGCATCGTTTGCTCGAGGAGTGGGTCGCCGCTCAGGTCGAGGCCTACGAGCAGGATCGGCAGACTGAGAAGGATCGCCGGTTGCTGGACAAGTCAAGGTATTTCGACGAGCCGTGA
- a CDS encoding hemolysin family protein has product MLICLGGLFAAIDAAISTLSVARVEELVREERPGAVWLTKVMADRPRYINLVVLLRITCEITATALLVIFLRHNVSMDWGLVDAAAIMVVTSFVVIGVGPRTLGRQHAYSIALAAALPLQVISWLLMPISRLLVIVGNALTPGRGFRNGPFASEIELREVVDLAQQRGVVAADERRMIQSVFELGDTPAREVMVPRTEMIWIERDKTARQAISLAVRSGHSRIPVIGENIDDIVGVVYLKDLVQQTYYSTSGGRDITVAQMMRPAVFVPDSKPLDALLRDMQRDRNHMALLVDEYGAIAGLVTIEDVLEEIVGEIADEYDGAETAPIEDLGDNRYRVSARLPIEDLGQLYGLAFDGDLEVDTVGGLLAVELGRVPLPGAEVISHGLRMHAEGGPDHRGRIRVGTVLLSPVHPDGPHGQEPRHDG; this is encoded by the coding sequence ATGCTGATATGCCTCGGCGGGTTGTTCGCCGCTATCGACGCCGCCATCAGCACGCTATCGGTAGCCCGGGTTGAGGAGCTGGTACGCGAAGAGCGCCCTGGCGCCGTGTGGCTGACGAAGGTGATGGCCGACCGGCCTCGTTACATCAACTTGGTGGTGCTGCTGCGAATCACCTGCGAAATCACCGCGACCGCGCTGCTGGTGATTTTCCTGCGCCATAACGTCAGCATGGATTGGGGATTGGTCGACGCTGCGGCGATCATGGTGGTGACCAGCTTCGTTGTCATCGGTGTTGGTCCCCGCACCCTGGGGCGCCAGCACGCATATTCGATCGCGTTAGCGGCAGCTCTTCCGCTGCAGGTGATTTCATGGCTGCTGATGCCGATCAGCCGGCTGCTGGTGATAGTGGGCAACGCGCTCACCCCGGGCCGCGGATTTCGCAACGGGCCCTTCGCCTCTGAGATTGAGCTGCGCGAAGTCGTCGACCTGGCGCAACAGCGCGGCGTGGTCGCAGCCGACGAACGGCGGATGATCCAGTCGGTCTTCGAGCTCGGCGACACGCCGGCGCGCGAAGTGATGGTGCCGCGGACCGAGATGATTTGGATCGAAAGGGACAAAACGGCACGACAGGCGATCTCTTTGGCGGTCCGCAGCGGGCATTCCCGCATTCCGGTGATTGGGGAGAACATCGATGACATTGTGGGAGTGGTATATCTGAAAGACCTGGTGCAGCAGACGTACTACTCGACCAGCGGTGGCCGCGACATCACCGTGGCCCAGATGATGCGGCCCGCGGTGTTCGTGCCGGACTCCAAGCCGCTGGATGCGCTGCTGCGCGACATGCAGCGTGACCGCAACCATATGGCGCTGTTGGTCGACGAGTACGGCGCGATCGCCGGGCTGGTGACGATCGAGGACGTCCTCGAGGAGATCGTCGGCGAGATCGCCGACGAATACGATGGAGCCGAGACCGCGCCGATAGAAGACTTAGGCGACAACCGTTATCGGGTGTCGGCGCGGCTGCCGATCGAAGATCTTGGGCAGCTGTACGGGCTGGCTTTCGACGGTGATCTCGAGGTCGATACCGTGGGTGGACTGCTGGCGGTGGAACTGGGCCGGGTTCCGCTGCCCGGCGCCGAAGTGATATCGCATGGATTGCGGATGCACGCCGAGGGCGGGCCGGATCACCGTGGACGGATCCGTGTTGGGACCGTCTTGTTGAGCCCCGTTCACCCCGACGGCCCGCACGGCCAGGAGCCCCGTCACGATGGCTGA
- a CDS encoding cytidine deaminase, whose protein sequence is MADLAGEDAKLVTLARAAMARTDAASAAAVRDVDGRTYTGVPVQLSALTLTGLQAAVAAAVSSGATGLEAAVLVGGSADDVGIAAVRELTPTAAVIVTDRDGVVSE, encoded by the coding sequence ATGGCTGACTTGGCTGGCGAAGACGCCAAATTGGTGACGCTGGCACGAGCGGCAATGGCGCGCACCGACGCCGCAAGCGCGGCGGCGGTGCGCGACGTTGACGGGCGCACGTATACCGGTGTGCCGGTGCAGCTTTCGGCACTAACGCTGACCGGGCTGCAGGCGGCGGTGGCTGCCGCGGTGTCGAGCGGTGCAACCGGATTGGAGGCCGCCGTGCTGGTCGGCGGCTCCGCCGACGATGTCGGTATCGCCGCGGTGCGGGAGCTGACGCCGACCGCGGCGGTGATCGTCACCGACCGCGACGGTGTGGTGTCCGAGTGA
- the era gene encoding GTPase Era — protein sequence MSEFRSGFVCLVGRPNTGKSTLTNALVGSKVAITSTRPQTTRHTIRGIVHAENFQLIVVDTPGLHRPRTLLGKRLNNLVRDTYAQVDVIGLCIPADEAIGPGDRWIVEQIRSVAPQTTLVLVVTKIDKVSKEQVAAQLVAVSELVEARGGREAEVVPVSALTGERIDVLIDVLAAALPPGPVYYPEGELTDEPEEVLMAEFIREAALEGLGDELPHSLAVVIDEISPREGRDDLVDVRALLYVERPSQKGIVIGRGGARLREVGSTARRQIERLLGTRVYLDLHVKVAKNWQRDPKQLGRLGF from the coding sequence GTGAGCGAGTTCCGGTCTGGGTTTGTCTGTTTGGTCGGCCGACCGAACACCGGCAAGTCCACGCTGACAAATGCCCTGGTGGGTTCCAAAGTAGCGATCACCTCAACCCGCCCGCAGACCACCAGGCACACCATTCGCGGAATCGTGCACGCGGAGAACTTCCAGCTCATCGTGGTCGACACCCCGGGGCTGCACCGGCCGCGCACATTGCTGGGAAAGCGCCTCAACAACCTGGTGCGCGACACCTACGCTCAGGTCGACGTGATCGGATTGTGCATTCCCGCGGACGAGGCTATCGGGCCGGGGGACCGCTGGATCGTCGAGCAGATCCGATCTGTGGCACCGCAGACGACCCTGGTGCTGGTCGTCACCAAGATCGACAAGGTGTCCAAGGAGCAGGTGGCCGCCCAGCTGGTCGCGGTCAGTGAACTCGTCGAAGCCCGGGGCGGTCGGGAGGCGGAGGTCGTGCCGGTGTCGGCGCTCACCGGGGAGCGAATCGACGTGCTGATCGACGTGCTGGCCGCCGCGCTGCCCCCTGGCCCGGTGTACTACCCCGAAGGGGAGCTGACGGACGAGCCCGAAGAGGTCTTGATGGCCGAGTTCATCCGCGAGGCCGCCCTGGAGGGATTAGGCGACGAGCTCCCGCATTCCCTGGCGGTGGTGATCGACGAGATCAGTCCCCGCGAGGGACGTGACGACCTGGTCGATGTGCGTGCACTGCTCTACGTCGAGCGGCCCAGCCAGAAAGGGATCGTCATCGGCCGAGGCGGCGCCCGGCTGCGGGAGGTGGGCAGCACCGCGCGGCGTCAGATCGAAAGGCTGTTGGGCACCAGGGTTTACCTGGACCTGCACGTCAAAGTGGCCAAGAACTGGCAGCGCGACCCTAAGCAGCTTGGCCGGCTGGGGTTTTGA
- a CDS encoding amidase: MTHDYASADPRFPTIIDQLYQLANGEVTSEELVRRSLNAIDASQPTLNAFRVVLTESALADAAEADRRRAAGDTAPLLGIPIAVKDDVDIAGVPTAFGTNGYVAPAAADSEVVRRLKAAGAVIVGKTNTCELGQWPFTSGPGFGYTRNPWSPQHTPGGSSGGSAAAVAAGLVTAAIGSDGAGSIRIPAAWTHLVGIKPQRGRISTWPLPESFNGITVNGVLARTVADAALVLDAASGNVDGDLHKPPPVTVSDYVGSAPGPLRIALSTQFPFTGFRPTLHPEIRAALHTMAHQLELLGHTVIPGNPDYGLRLSWDFLARSTSGLLDWAERLGDSVTLDPRTVANMRIGRLLSQSALRNARAHEAANQRRVSSIFRVVDVVLAPTTAQPPPLVHTFDKLSGLETDRMMIRACPVTWPWNLLGWPSINVPAGFTAQGLPIGVQLMGPANSEGLLVSLAAELEAICGWASKQPGMWWNTGTGTPPVSSGPQTVR, from the coding sequence ATGACGCACGATTACGCATCCGCCGATCCGCGTTTTCCCACCATCATCGACCAGCTCTACCAACTGGCCAACGGCGAGGTCACTTCCGAGGAGCTGGTGCGCCGTTCGCTGAACGCCATCGACGCCAGTCAACCCACGCTCAACGCGTTCCGCGTGGTGCTCACCGAGTCGGCGCTGGCCGACGCCGCCGAAGCCGACCGGCGCCGGGCCGCCGGTGATACCGCACCGCTGCTGGGCATCCCGATCGCAGTCAAAGACGATGTCGATATCGCGGGAGTGCCAACGGCTTTCGGCACCAATGGCTATGTCGCCCCCGCCGCCGCAGACTCCGAGGTGGTTCGTCGGCTCAAGGCAGCGGGCGCGGTCATCGTCGGCAAAACCAACACTTGCGAACTCGGCCAGTGGCCGTTCACCAGCGGACCCGGGTTCGGCTACACCCGCAATCCCTGGTCACCGCAGCACACCCCGGGCGGATCCTCGGGAGGCAGCGCCGCTGCCGTAGCAGCCGGACTAGTCACCGCCGCGATCGGCTCCGACGGGGCTGGCAGTATCCGCATCCCTGCGGCATGGACACATTTGGTGGGAATCAAGCCGCAACGCGGCCGCATCTCCACCTGGCCGTTACCGGAGTCATTCAACGGCATCACGGTCAACGGTGTGCTGGCCCGTACGGTGGCCGACGCGGCGTTGGTGCTCGACGCCGCGTCCGGCAACGTCGACGGTGATCTGCACAAACCGCCACCGGTGACGGTGTCCGACTATGTGGGCAGCGCACCCGGTCCGCTGCGGATCGCGCTGTCCACCCAGTTCCCGTTCACCGGGTTCCGCCCCACGCTGCACCCGGAGATCCGGGCCGCGCTGCACACTATGGCTCACCAGCTCGAGCTGCTGGGCCACACGGTGATCCCCGGTAACCCGGACTACGGTCTGCGGCTATCGTGGGACTTTCTGGCCCGCTCCACGTCGGGTCTGCTGGACTGGGCCGAACGCCTCGGCGACAGCGTCACCCTGGATCCGCGGACGGTGGCCAATATGCGGATAGGCCGGTTGTTATCCCAGTCAGCGCTGCGCAACGCGCGTGCCCACGAAGCCGCAAACCAACGCAGGGTGAGCTCGATCTTTCGTGTCGTCGACGTGGTGTTGGCCCCGACGACCGCGCAGCCGCCACCGTTGGTGCACACATTTGACAAGCTGAGCGGGCTGGAGACCGACCGCATGATGATCAGGGCATGCCCGGTCACCTGGCCGTGGAACCTGCTGGGATGGCCGTCGATCAACGTTCCCGCGGGGTTCACCGCGCAGGGCCTGCCGATCGGCGTGCAGCTGATGGGTCCGGCCAACAGCGAGGGTCTGCTGGTGTCGCTGGCCGCTGAACTCGAGGCCATTTGCGGCTGGGCCAGCAAACAGCCTGGCATGTGGTGGAATACCGGGACGGGTACGCCCCCGGTTTCCAGCGGACCGCAAACGGTACGCTGA